From a single Alloactinosynnema sp. L-07 genomic region:
- a CDS encoding SigE family RNA polymerase sigma factor, which translates to MDGEGKFRQFVAARQDALLRTACLLSGDWASAEDLVQTTLTKTYLAWGRITDHEAADAYVRRVMVNTATSLWRRKWRDERPTEVLPEVVQPDFTDRMALSQDLWAEVRKLPARQRAVLVLRFHDDLSEAATAAALGVSVGTVKSQTSRALGALRGRVEPVDAKGSVTR; encoded by the coding sequence ATGGACGGCGAGGGGAAGTTCCGCCAGTTCGTGGCCGCGCGGCAGGACGCGTTGTTGCGGACCGCGTGTTTGCTCAGTGGGGACTGGGCCAGCGCGGAGGACCTGGTGCAGACCACGTTGACGAAGACCTATCTGGCGTGGGGGCGGATCACCGATCACGAGGCGGCTGACGCCTACGTTCGGCGGGTCATGGTGAATACGGCGACGTCGTTGTGGCGGCGGAAGTGGCGGGACGAGCGGCCGACCGAGGTATTGCCTGAGGTCGTCCAGCCGGATTTCACCGATCGGATGGCGTTGAGTCAGGACCTCTGGGCCGAGGTGCGCAAGCTGCCCGCGCGGCAGCGGGCCGTGCTGGTGTTGCGGTTCCACGACGACCTGTCCGAGGCCGCCACGGCCGCCGCGCTGGGGGTGTCGGTCGGGACTGTGAAGAGTCAGACGTCGCGGGCGCTGGGGGCGTTGCGCGGTCGTGTCGAACCGGTGGACGCAAAGGGGAGCGTGACCCGATGA
- a CDS encoding MFS transporter has product MSALDRPETLPREVWVLVAANFVIAIGFGLVAPALPTFARSFDVSVTAASIVVSAFAVARLVFAPAAGALLGRIGERKVYLTGLMIVAVSTGACAFADEYWQLVTVRALGGIGSTMFTVSGVALLVHLTPPTVRGKATGLWGTSFLLGTVVGPLVGGGLITISLRAPFIAYAAALVVAILIVWLSLRGSTLIAEAGENPHPELPLRTAMRDSGFRAALASNFANGWAAFGVRVSLVPLFITEVLDREDSFAGTALAVFAAGNVAMLMVSGRLSDRWGRKPPVLIGLVVAGLATMAVGYTESVPVFMLLTAVAGLGTGILSPPQSAAVADVIGSNARGGQVLAAFQMVADIGAILGPIIAGVLADQLSYTASFLATGALLIVAALIWLPARETLPRHPAPGPVHPTPAEAIGAELP; this is encoded by the coding sequence GTGTCTGCGTTGGATCGGCCCGAGACCCTCCCCCGTGAAGTCTGGGTGCTGGTCGCGGCCAACTTCGTCATCGCCATCGGCTTCGGCCTGGTCGCGCCCGCCCTGCCCACCTTCGCCCGCAGCTTCGACGTCAGCGTGACCGCGGCGTCCATCGTGGTCAGTGCGTTCGCGGTGGCCCGATTGGTCTTCGCGCCCGCCGCGGGCGCGCTGCTCGGCCGGATCGGCGAGCGCAAGGTGTACCTGACCGGCCTGATGATCGTCGCGGTCAGCACGGGCGCCTGCGCGTTCGCCGACGAGTACTGGCAGCTGGTCACCGTCCGCGCGCTGGGCGGCATCGGCTCGACCATGTTCACCGTGTCGGGGGTCGCCCTCCTGGTGCACCTGACGCCACCGACCGTGCGCGGCAAGGCGACCGGCCTGTGGGGCACCAGCTTCCTGCTCGGCACCGTCGTCGGCCCACTGGTCGGCGGCGGGCTGATCACGATCTCGCTGCGCGCGCCGTTCATCGCCTACGCCGCGGCGCTGGTCGTGGCCATCCTGATCGTCTGGCTGTCACTGCGCGGGTCGACCCTGATCGCCGAGGCAGGCGAGAACCCGCACCCTGAGCTGCCGCTGCGCACCGCGATGCGCGACAGCGGCTTCCGGGCGGCGCTGGCGTCGAACTTCGCCAACGGCTGGGCGGCGTTCGGTGTACGCGTGTCGCTGGTCCCGCTGTTCATCACCGAGGTGCTCGACCGCGAGGACTCGTTCGCCGGGACCGCGCTGGCGGTGTTCGCGGCGGGCAACGTCGCGATGCTGATGGTGTCGGGCAGGCTGTCGGACCGCTGGGGCCGCAAACCGCCGGTCCTCATCGGACTCGTCGTGGCCGGACTGGCCACCATGGCCGTCGGCTACACCGAGTCGGTCCCGGTGTTCATGCTGCTCACCGCCGTCGCCGGGCTCGGGACGGGCATCCTCTCGCCGCCGCAGAGCGCCGCGGTCGCCGACGTGATCGGCAGCAACGCCCGCGGCGGCCAGGTGCTCGCGGCGTTCCAGATGGTCGCCGACATCGGTGCGATCCTGGGCCCGATCATCGCGGGCGTGCTCGCCGACCAGCTGTCCTACACCGCCTCGTTCCTGGCCACGGGTGCCCTGCTCATCGTGGCCGCCCTGATCTGGCTGCCCGCCCGCGAGACCCTGCCGCGCCACCCCGCCCCCGGCCCCGTCCACCCGACGCCCGCCGAGGCGATCGGCGCCGAACTGCCCTGA
- a CDS encoding ABC transporter permease: protein MTGTWPLIRLALRRDRIILPIWIVLLGLTPASTVAAYDQLYPDAASRVALSAGAGANPSIAVIYGPAYDLTTAGGFTAWRYGLFLALFAALMSVFTVTRHTRAEEDSGRLELIGSAVVGRYAALTAAVSVAAGANVVIGLAAALGLVGAGLPASGSFLLGLGVAGAGLVFTAISAVTAQLTEYARSANGIACAVLGGAFLVRAVGDSTASLSWVSWFSPLAWPQRAKPFVADNWWPLGLVVLVAGVILTVAYSLVPRRDLGAGLFPARLGPATAPASLSSPLGLAWRLQRGALIGWTVGAVIVAAVFGSIANGISDLVGTSDQVREIMERMGGARSLVDSFIAAIAQLIGIVTAMYAVQAALRARSEETAARAEPVLATGAGRVVWVGSHLAFAVIGSAVLLGGAGLAMGLAHGLRIGDLGQVGGIVAGTLAQLPAVWVAGGVAALLFGLLPQVTTVAWGAVALFALITLFGPAVQLSQSVLDISPFTHVPRIPGAEFTATPLLWLAGTAVVLFGAGVTAFRRRDVG, encoded by the coding sequence ATGACCGGGACATGGCCGCTCATCCGGCTGGCACTGCGCCGCGACCGGATCATCCTGCCGATCTGGATCGTGCTGCTCGGCCTCACCCCCGCGAGCACCGTCGCGGCCTACGACCAGCTGTATCCCGACGCCGCGTCCCGGGTGGCGCTGAGCGCGGGCGCGGGAGCCAACCCGTCGATCGCGGTGATCTACGGACCGGCGTACGACCTGACCACCGCGGGCGGGTTCACCGCGTGGCGGTACGGGCTGTTCCTGGCTCTCTTCGCCGCGTTGATGAGCGTCTTCACCGTCACCCGGCACACACGCGCGGAGGAGGACAGCGGCAGGCTCGAACTGATCGGGTCGGCGGTGGTCGGCCGCTACGCGGCGCTGACGGCGGCGGTGTCGGTCGCGGCAGGCGCGAACGTCGTGATCGGACTCGCCGCGGCGCTCGGTCTGGTCGGGGCCGGGCTGCCCGCGTCGGGCTCGTTCCTGCTCGGACTCGGCGTCGCGGGCGCCGGTCTGGTGTTCACCGCGATCTCTGCGGTGACCGCCCAGCTGACCGAATACGCGCGCTCGGCCAACGGGATCGCGTGCGCGGTGTTGGGCGGCGCGTTCCTGGTCCGCGCGGTCGGCGACTCGACGGCGTCGCTGTCCTGGGTGTCCTGGTTCTCGCCGCTGGCCTGGCCGCAGCGCGCCAAACCGTTCGTCGCGGACAACTGGTGGCCGCTTGGGCTGGTCGTCCTGGTCGCGGGCGTGATCCTGACGGTGGCGTACTCGCTGGTGCCCCGTCGCGACCTCGGCGCGGGCCTGTTCCCGGCGCGGCTGGGTCCGGCGACCGCGCCCGCGTCGCTGTCGAGCCCGCTCGGCCTGGCGTGGCGGCTGCAGCGCGGCGCGCTCATCGGCTGGACCGTCGGCGCGGTGATCGTCGCGGCGGTGTTCGGGTCGATCGCCAACGGCATCAGCGATCTGGTCGGCACCAGCGACCAGGTGCGGGAGATCATGGAGCGGATGGGCGGGGCGCGGAGCCTGGTCGACTCGTTCATCGCGGCGATCGCGCAGCTGATCGGCATCGTGACCGCGATGTACGCGGTGCAGGCGGCGCTGCGGGCGCGGTCGGAGGAGACCGCCGCGCGCGCCGAACCCGTGCTCGCCACCGGGGCAGGCCGGGTGGTGTGGGTGGGCAGCCATCTCGCGTTCGCGGTGATCGGCTCGGCGGTGCTGCTGGGCGGCGCCGGACTGGCGATGGGGCTGGCGCACGGGCTGCGGATCGGCGACCTGGGCCAGGTCGGCGGGATCGTGGCCGGAACGCTCGCGCAGCTGCCCGCGGTGTGGGTGGCCGGCGGCGTCGCGGCGCTGCTGTTCGGGCTGCTGCCCCAGGTCACCACGGTCGCATGGGGCGCGGTCGCACTGTTCGCGTTGATCACGCTGTTCGGCCCGGCGGTCCAGTTGAGCCAGTCGGTTCTCGACATCTCGCCGTTCACCCACGTGCCGAGGATCCCGGGGGCGGAGTTCACCGCGACGCCGTTGCTCTGGCTCGCGGGGACCGCGGTCGTGCTCTTCGGCGCGGGTGTCACGGCGTTCCGTCGACGCGATGTCGGATGA
- a CDS encoding ABC transporter ATP-binding protein — protein MTTAISVSGLVKTFGRTRALDGLDLTVRTGEVHGFLGPNGSGKSTTIRVLLGLLRSDSGTATLLGGDPWKDATALHRRLAYVPGDVSLWPTLSGGEVIDLLGRLRGGLDQRRRADLLERFDLDPRKKGRTYSKGNRQKVALVAALASDVELLVLDEPTSGLDPLMEAVFQECIEEERDRGRTVLLSSHILAEVETLCDRVSIIRAGRTVETGTLSELRHLTRTAITAELATPPNGIAALAGVHDVKVNGNHVSFDVDTRELDGALKALTYSGVRALTSQPPTLEELFLRHYQEEVAR, from the coding sequence ATGACAACCGCAATCTCGGTGTCCGGCCTGGTCAAGACCTTCGGCCGGACCCGCGCGCTCGACGGGCTCGACCTGACGGTGCGGACCGGGGAGGTCCACGGCTTCCTCGGCCCCAACGGATCGGGCAAATCCACGACCATCCGCGTCCTGCTCGGCCTGCTGCGATCCGACTCCGGCACCGCGACGCTGCTCGGCGGCGACCCGTGGAAGGACGCGACGGCCCTGCACCGCAGGCTGGCCTACGTGCCCGGCGACGTCTCGCTGTGGCCGACCCTGTCCGGCGGCGAGGTGATCGACCTGCTCGGCAGGCTGCGCGGCGGGCTCGACCAGCGCCGCCGGGCCGACCTGCTGGAACGCTTCGACCTCGACCCGCGCAAGAAGGGCCGCACCTACTCCAAGGGCAACCGGCAGAAGGTCGCGCTGGTCGCGGCGCTGGCCTCGGACGTGGAACTGCTGGTGCTCGACGAGCCGACCTCCGGGCTGGACCCGCTGATGGAGGCGGTGTTCCAGGAGTGCATTGAGGAGGAGCGCGACCGGGGGCGCACGGTGCTGCTGTCCAGCCACATCCTCGCCGAGGTGGAGACCCTTTGCGACCGGGTCAGCATCATCCGCGCGGGCCGCACGGTCGAGACCGGCACGCTGTCGGAGCTGCGCCACCTGACCCGCACCGCGATCACCGCCGAGTTGGCCACCCCGCCCAACGGCATCGCCGCGCTCGCGGGGGTGCACGACGTGAAGGTCAACGGGAACCACGTGTCCTTCGACGTCGACACCCGGGAACTCGACGGCGCGCTCAAGGCGCTCACCTACTCCGGCGTGCGCGCGCTGACCAGTCAGCCGCCGACGCTCGAAGAGCTGTTCCTGCGTCACTACCAGGAAGAAGTCGCCCGATGA
- a CDS encoding GbsR/MarR family transcriptional regulator — MTERSQDDAVARFVERFALLLADAGMARMPARVFTRLLATDSGRMTAGELAEALNVSPAAISGAVRYLDQVHLVHKGREPGERRDHYAVDDDTWLDAITNRDKLYDTWNAALGEGAEALGTDTRAGKRIGDTRRFFEFLQKETPLLMERWRAQEKGR, encoded by the coding sequence GTGACCGAGAGATCCCAAGACGACGCGGTGGCCAGGTTCGTGGAGCGGTTCGCCCTGCTGCTGGCCGACGCGGGCATGGCGCGCATGCCCGCGCGAGTGTTCACCCGCCTGCTCGCCACCGACTCCGGCCGGATGACGGCGGGTGAGCTGGCCGAGGCGCTCAACGTCAGCCCGGCGGCGATCTCCGGCGCGGTCCGCTACCTCGACCAGGTCCATCTTGTCCACAAAGGACGGGAACCCGGCGAGCGGCGCGACCACTACGCGGTGGACGACGACACCTGGCTGGACGCGATCACCAACCGCGACAAGCTCTACGACACGTGGAACGCCGCGCTCGGGGAAGGCGCCGAGGCGCTGGGCACCGACACGCGCGCGGGCAAGCGCATCGGCGACACGCGGCGGTTCTTCGAGTTCCTGCAGAAGGAGACCCCGCTGCTCATGGAGCGCTGGCGTGCCCAGGAAAAGGGCCGTTGA
- a CDS encoding SGNH/GDSL hydrolase family protein: protein MRATVATAALLPVLAAQGLMLRRTIPRLPGADGPTTGTAGSGDPLRLAVLGESTAAGVGARTHAVGLAGRLADAVAARGHAVRWQVSARIGANAHVTRTELADALDPADVVLVVLGVNDVIEFHSAARWTRDLLRLSIDLRARHGRIVFAGVPPMDRFPALPRPLRTVLGLRAAELDAAAARIARRVPGVGHVPLPGELVDGGLFCADRFHPSEAGYALWADGLAETVSARPRGPASSSALR, encoded by the coding sequence ATGCGCGCGACAGTCGCCACCGCAGCCCTGCTTCCCGTGCTCGCCGCCCAAGGCCTGATGCTGCGCCGCACCATCCCGCGGCTGCCCGGTGCGGACGGTCCCACCACCGGGACCGCGGGGTCCGGCGACCCGCTGCGCCTGGCCGTCCTCGGCGAGTCGACCGCGGCAGGCGTCGGCGCCCGCACCCACGCGGTCGGACTCGCCGGCAGGCTGGCCGACGCCGTCGCCGCGCGCGGGCACGCCGTGCGCTGGCAGGTCTCGGCCCGGATCGGCGCCAACGCCCACGTCACCCGAACCGAACTGGCCGACGCGCTAGACCCGGCCGACGTCGTGCTGGTCGTGCTGGGCGTCAACGACGTGATCGAGTTCCACTCGGCCGCCCGCTGGACCCGCGACCTGCTGCGGCTGAGCATCGACCTGCGCGCCCGCCACGGTCGGATCGTGTTCGCCGGAGTGCCGCCGATGGACCGCTTCCCGGCGCTGCCGCGTCCACTTCGGACAGTCCTGGGACTCCGCGCGGCCGAACTCGACGCGGCGGCGGCGCGGATCGCTCGGCGGGTGCCGGGCGTGGGTCACGTGCCGCTGCCCGGTGAACTCGTCGACGGCGGGCTGTTTTGCGCCGACCGTTTTCACCCATCTGAGGCGGGGTATGCGCTGTGGGCCGACGGCCTGGCCGAGACGGTCAGCGCTCGGCCGCGCGGACCAGCTTCTTCGTCAGCGCTTCGATGA
- a CDS encoding SRPBCC family protein translates to MPPFDVTMWRMVDSRTTFAFEVTARSTADAATIFALVANGARWSEWAKPLVSYSAIERIGDPAPAGVGAVRLLGHKPVLVREETLEYEQDRRHRYALRTPGPLRDYTAEITLTPREGGGTDLVWRGSFGERLPGTGAVLRLGVHKFIEALTKKLVRAAER, encoded by the coding sequence ATGCCACCGTTCGATGTCACGATGTGGCGCATGGTCGACAGCCGCACCACCTTCGCCTTCGAGGTGACCGCCCGCAGCACCGCGGACGCCGCCACGATCTTCGCCTTGGTCGCCAACGGCGCCCGCTGGTCGGAGTGGGCCAAACCGCTGGTGTCGTACTCGGCGATCGAGCGCATCGGCGACCCGGCGCCCGCCGGGGTGGGCGCGGTGCGGCTGCTGGGCCACAAGCCGGTCCTGGTCCGCGAGGAGACGCTGGAGTACGAACAGGACCGCCGCCACCGCTACGCCCTGCGCACGCCTGGCCCGCTGCGCGACTACACCGCCGAGATCACGCTGACCCCACGCGAAGGCGGCGGCACGGACCTGGTGTGGCGCGGCAGCTTCGGCGAGCGGCTGCCCGGCACGGGCGCGGTGCTGCGGCTGGGCGTGCACAAGTTCATCGAAGCGCTGACGAAGAAGCTGGTCCGCGCGGCCGAGCGCTGA
- a CDS encoding DUF885 family protein, whose protein sequence is MTSGVNDVTALADELLDVLFDAEPLGASLMGVPGYDDRLADPSEEAEVALRAKCADIATRAEASDDVTAQVTAQQARATIDRIDARQVEYTITDLFNGAASSLLTFLPMVSLPDAEHARDYVTRLRAIPGHLDGHLDRHRAGIVAGRVPVRRLVDNAIAQLDRYLADDNDPLLSHKHDDSAAERAKAVAEVVRPAFARYRAALADEIAQHGRTDDRPGLCALPDGDAIYAGLSRVHTTTDRTPDDLHQTGLDLIAGLRAEYAEIGGRVFGVSDQAEIFQRLISDPALRWRDADELLGHARSAIERAEAEAPKWFGRLPGQRCQLEPVPAAQAPGAPAAYYMQPALDGTRPGIYYANTDRAHERDRFTSEVTAFHEAVPGHHFQLTIAQELTGLPLLRKLADVNAYAEGWGLYTERLAEEMGLYSGDVDRLGMLAMDSLRAARLVVDTGLHSKGWSRARAVAYMRENTPVSDLEISNEVDRYIGYPGQALSYMVGRLEIQRIRAAATARLGDRFDIRAFHDLVLGGGPLPLSVLDEVVTAWQG, encoded by the coding sequence ATGACCTCTGGGGTGAATGACGTCACGGCCCTGGCCGACGAACTGCTCGACGTGCTGTTCGACGCGGAACCGCTCGGCGCGAGCCTGATGGGCGTGCCCGGCTACGACGACCGCCTGGCCGACCCGTCCGAGGAGGCCGAAGTCGCGCTCCGCGCCAAGTGCGCCGACATCGCCACCAGGGCCGAGGCGTCCGACGACGTCACCGCCCAGGTCACCGCCCAGCAGGCCAGGGCCACCATCGACCGGATCGACGCCCGCCAGGTCGAGTACACGATCACCGACCTGTTCAACGGCGCCGCGTCGTCGCTGCTGACCTTCCTGCCGATGGTCTCGCTGCCCGACGCCGAGCACGCCCGCGACTACGTGACCAGGCTGCGCGCGATCCCCGGCCACCTCGACGGGCACCTCGACCGGCACCGCGCGGGCATCGTCGCGGGCCGGGTGCCGGTGCGCAGGCTCGTCGACAACGCCATCGCCCAGCTCGACCGCTACCTCGCCGACGACAACGACCCGCTGCTTTCGCACAAGCACGACGACAGCGCCGCCGAGCGCGCAAAGGCCGTGGCCGAGGTCGTGCGCCCGGCGTTCGCCCGATACCGGGCCGCGCTCGCCGACGAGATCGCCCAGCACGGGCGCACCGACGACCGGCCTGGCCTGTGCGCGCTGCCCGACGGCGACGCGATCTACGCCGGGCTGTCACGGGTGCACACCACCACCGACCGCACCCCCGACGACCTGCACCAGACCGGCCTCGACCTGATCGCCGGGCTGCGCGCGGAGTACGCCGAGATCGGCGGCCGCGTCTTCGGCGTGTCCGACCAGGCCGAGATCTTCCAGCGGCTGATCAGCGACCCGGCGCTGCGCTGGCGCGACGCCGACGAGCTGCTCGGGCACGCCCGGTCGGCCATCGAGCGGGCCGAGGCGGAGGCACCCAAGTGGTTCGGCAGGCTGCCGGGGCAGCGCTGTCAGCTGGAGCCGGTCCCGGCCGCCCAGGCGCCCGGCGCGCCCGCCGCCTACTACATGCAGCCCGCGCTCGACGGGACCCGACCGGGGATCTACTACGCCAACACCGACCGCGCCCACGAGCGCGACCGGTTCACCTCCGAGGTCACCGCGTTCCACGAGGCCGTGCCCGGCCACCACTTCCAGCTCACCATCGCCCAGGAGCTGACCGGCCTGCCGCTGCTGCGCAAGCTGGCCGACGTCAACGCCTACGCCGAGGGCTGGGGGCTCTACACCGAGCGGCTGGCCGAGGAGATGGGCCTGTACTCCGGCGACGTCGACCGGCTCGGCATGCTCGCCATGGACTCCCTGCGCGCCGCGCGGCTCGTGGTCGACACCGGGCTGCACTCGAAGGGCTGGAGCCGTGCGCGGGCGGTGGCCTACATGCGGGAGAACACCCCGGTGTCGGACCTGGAGATCAGCAACGAGGTCGACCGCTACATCGGCTACCCCGGCCAGGCACTGTCCTACATGGTCGGACGGCTGGAGATCCAGCGCATCCGCGCCGCGGCGACCGCCCGGCTCGGCGACCGGTTCGACATCCGGGCCTTCCACGACCTGGTGCTCGGCGGCGGCCCGCTGCCGCTGTCGGTGCTCGACGAGGTCGTCACCGCCTGGCAGGGCTAG
- a CDS encoding APA family fibronectin-binding glycoprotein: MITIVLLNRNGGTPEPVSAPPSTRPSQTASQTPTSTRTSAPEPGRIDNPRARLGYQVPDGWKTSDRTVEVLGVEFGGTAAYGAYQCGNNTYTRSFAVSAAARSKSEQRLNPEPTAATFAKAFGERFYPGGQVGAPRSSATEVDGDPAVVVTVKVTPKVADAACEASDAEVTVLAVPLSDKEISLLVVTSDLAGGPATPKPLTADAAQEIVESAARI; this comes from the coding sequence GTGATCACTATCGTTTTGCTGAACCGGAATGGCGGTACCCCGGAGCCCGTCTCCGCCCCACCGAGCACCCGGCCGAGCCAGACTGCGAGCCAAACTCCCACGTCGACCCGGACATCGGCGCCGGAACCGGGTCGGATCGACAATCCGCGGGCCCGGCTGGGCTACCAGGTCCCGGACGGTTGGAAGACCAGTGACCGAACCGTCGAGGTACTCGGCGTCGAGTTCGGCGGAACCGCCGCCTACGGCGCATATCAATGCGGTAACAACACCTACACAAGGTCGTTCGCCGTCAGCGCGGCGGCGCGAAGCAAGTCCGAGCAGCGCCTGAACCCGGAGCCCACGGCGGCCACCTTCGCCAAGGCGTTCGGCGAGCGCTTCTATCCGGGCGGCCAGGTCGGGGCACCGAGGAGCAGTGCCACCGAGGTCGACGGCGATCCGGCCGTGGTGGTCACCGTCAAGGTCACACCCAAGGTCGCCGACGCCGCGTGTGAGGCGTCGGACGCCGAGGTCACCGTGCTGGCCGTTCCCCTCAGCGACAAGGAGATCTCGCTGCTGGTCGTGACCAGCGACCTCGCGGGCGGCCCGGCCACCCCGAAGCCGCTGACCGCCGACGCCGCCCAGGAGATCGTGGAAAGCGCCGCGCGAATCTAG
- a CDS encoding thioester domain-containing protein translates to MGRSSLRRAGVAIAAAAATLTLAALPAAADPVVGRVQHEPKAEGWEVNMGGGNLGEIQPTLFTLKLNDGSTLRVYCVEIHVNLNHDEDMVEVPWDEYPVQDSPFHLNRAKVNWALHNGFPGKTLAELNAIPGLEWSEDGLEEREAISATQAAVWHFSDDVDLNQKNPTPTREDAEKDVLALYNYLVGEANVGIEDQPTPALEVNPDAKSGEAGKLVGPFTVSTNGGITEIVKKLPEGVSLTDKDGKEIAAGDIKDGTELYLKVPAGAAAGSGEFQLKGESKLDTGRLFVVENRDKRGQSLIVADSQLIKVEAGAKGDWKVAPTTPPSTTTTTTTTAPSTTTTTTAPPVTTTTTPVPPGSDLPDTGASILLPVLIGVGLVGAGTGAVLYQRRRRSA, encoded by the coding sequence ATGGGCCGTTCCTCCCTCCGCCGCGCCGGTGTCGCGATCGCCGCCGCCGCAGCCACCCTCACGCTGGCCGCGCTTCCCGCGGCCGCCGACCCCGTCGTCGGGCGCGTCCAGCACGAGCCGAAGGCTGAGGGCTGGGAAGTCAACATGGGCGGTGGCAACCTCGGCGAGATCCAGCCGACGCTGTTCACCCTCAAGCTCAACGACGGCTCGACGCTGCGTGTCTACTGCGTCGAGATCCACGTCAACCTCAACCACGACGAGGACATGGTCGAGGTCCCGTGGGACGAGTACCCCGTGCAGGACTCCCCGTTCCACCTGAACCGCGCGAAGGTCAACTGGGCGCTGCACAACGGCTTCCCGGGCAAGACGCTGGCCGAGCTCAACGCCATCCCCGGCCTTGAGTGGAGCGAGGACGGCCTTGAGGAGCGCGAGGCCATCTCCGCGACCCAGGCCGCGGTGTGGCACTTCAGCGACGACGTCGACCTCAACCAGAAGAACCCGACGCCGACCCGCGAAGACGCCGAGAAGGATGTCCTCGCGCTCTACAACTACCTCGTCGGCGAGGCCAACGTCGGCATCGAGGACCAGCCCACCCCGGCGCTGGAGGTCAACCCGGACGCCAAGAGCGGCGAGGCGGGCAAGCTCGTCGGCCCGTTCACCGTCAGCACCAACGGCGGCATCACCGAGATCGTGAAGAAGCTGCCCGAGGGTGTCTCGCTGACCGACAAGGACGGCAAGGAGATCGCCGCCGGTGACATCAAGGACGGCACCGAGCTGTACCTGAAGGTCCCGGCAGGCGCCGCCGCCGGCTCTGGCGAGTTCCAGCTCAAGGGCGAGTCCAAGCTCGACACCGGCAGGCTCTTCGTGGTCGAGAACCGCGACAAGCGCGGCCAGTCGCTGATCGTGGCCGACTCGCAGCTGATCAAGGTCGAGGCGGGCGCCAAGGGCGACTGGAAGGTCGCGCCGACCACGCCGCCGAGCACCACCACGACCACGACCACCACGGCGCCGTCGACCACCACCACGACGACGGCCCCGCCGGTCACCACGACCACCACCCCGGTCCCGCCGGGCAGCGACCTGCCGGACACCGGTGCCTCGATCCTGCTGCCGGTCCTGATCGGTGTCGGACTCGTGGGCGCGGGCACCGGCGCGGTGCTCTACCAGCGCCGCCGCCGCTCCGCCTGA
- a CDS encoding antitoxin, with amino-acid sequence MGIDFNELKNKAEDLVEQHGDKIEQGVEKAGEFVKGKFGHDEQVDGVVDKIQDMIPDKPGTAEGTQA; translated from the coding sequence ATGGGCATCGACTTCAACGAGCTGAAGAACAAGGCGGAAGACCTTGTCGAGCAGCACGGCGACAAGATCGAGCAGGGCGTCGAGAAGGCGGGCGAGTTCGTCAAGGGCAAGTTCGGCCACGACGAGCAGGTCGACGGGGTCGTCGACAAGATCCAGGACATGATCCCGGACAAGCCCGGCACCGCCGAGGGCACTCAGGCGTGA
- a CDS encoding putative glycolipid-binding domain-containing protein, whose translation MNLGNQADERVLPPGGTRSPAARKPTIHTWQRVSPPRLESVRLLVAETRLRASGRLIAAADGDVEAFSASFEASVDKGETAGRLLLRTTTAEEERQISLSRTEDGAWLVDRAGASRREEFDGSLTVAVAGAVTFHTLPIRRLGLHRTPGEAELPVVWVNAPDLAVSLVTQSYRTVSIDADGAVIAFTQNGETTELTVDTDGVVVDFPGVAGRV comes from the coding sequence GTGAACTTAGGCAATCAGGCCGACGAGCGGGTCCTTCCTCCGGGAGGGACCCGCTCGCCTGCTGCCCGCAAACCGACCATCCACACCTGGCAGCGGGTCAGCCCGCCCCGGTTGGAGTCCGTGCGGCTGCTGGTCGCCGAGACCCGGCTGCGCGCGTCGGGCAGGCTCATCGCCGCCGCGGACGGCGACGTCGAGGCGTTCAGCGCGTCGTTCGAGGCGTCGGTCGACAAGGGTGAGACCGCTGGTCGACTGCTGCTGCGCACGACCACCGCCGAAGAGGAACGCCAGATCTCGCTGAGCCGGACCGAGGACGGCGCCTGGCTGGTCGACCGGGCCGGTGCCTCCCGGCGCGAGGAGTTCGATGGCTCGCTGACGGTCGCGGTCGCGGGCGCGGTCACCTTCCACACGCTGCCGATCCGCAGGCTGGGCCTGCACCGCACGCCCGGCGAGGCGGAGCTGCCGGTGGTGTGGGTGAACGCCCCGGATCTGGCGGTCAGCCTGGTCACCCAGTCCTATCGCACGGTATCCATCGACGCCGACGGCGCGGTGATCGCGTTCACGCAGAACGGTGAGACGACCGAGTTGACCGTGGACACCGACGGCGTGGTCGTCGACTTCCCCGGCGTGGCGGGCCGGGTCTAG